Proteins encoded by one window of Engraulis encrasicolus isolate BLACKSEA-1 chromosome 23, IST_EnEncr_1.0, whole genome shotgun sequence:
- the slc9a6a gene encoding sodium/hydrogen exchanger 6a isoform X1, protein MGSRWKNNGNCGISGMLSLCVLVSLTICLSRAEDSAMENIVTEKKAEESHRQDSADLLIFIMLLTLTILTIWLFKHRRFRFLHETGLAMIYGVLVGVVLRYGIHVPRDINNITLSCHVNASPPTLLVNVSGKFYEYTLKGEISSKEVDEVQDNEMLRKVTFDPEVFFNILLPPIIFHAGYSLKRRHFFRNMGSILAYAFLGTVISCFIIGLLMYGIVTLMKQVGQLGGDFFFTDCLFFGAIVSATDPVTVLAIFNELQVDVDLYALLFGESVLNDAVAVVLSSILIYYGRHSHSGALSAGRHARGNLPHWAMGGPNSTATPRNGSIVAYQPQGDNTHTFEAMAMLKSFGVFLGVFSGSFALGVVIGVFTALVTKFTKLRDFQLLETALFFLMSWSTFLLAEACGFTGVVAVLFCGITQAHYTFNNLSPESQDRTKQLFELLNFLAENFIFSYMGLTLFTFQNHVFNPIFIIGAFLAVFLGRAANIYPLSFLLNLGRRNKISTNFQHMMMFAGLRGAMTFALSIRDTATYARRMMFSTTLLVVFFTVWVCGGGTTQMLSCQRIRVGVDADQDNSIGPDGIERRSTKQESAWLFRIWYNFDHNYLKPILTHSGPPLTTTLPACCGPLARCLTSPQAYENEGQLKDDDSDLILNDHDINLTYGDVTISTDASGVHRTTVSSGARAGNASSMPTGGAGASSDELDRELASIDNELVIRGTRLVLPMDDGDSTMPTDLHSRRGVMS, encoded by the exons ATGGGTTCTCGGTGGAAAAACAACGGGAATTGTGGTATATCAGGGATGCTCTCCCTGTGTGTTTTAGTTAGCTTGACTATTTGCTTGTCCAGGGCTGAAGACAGTGCAATGGAGAACATCGTAACAGAGAAGAAGGCTGAGGAGAGCCATAGGCAAGACAGTGCCGATCTGCTTATTTTCATCATGCTCCTAACTCTGACGATATTAACAATTTGGCTCTTCAAACACCGGCGGTTCAGATTTTTGCACGAAACGGGACTAGCTATGATATATG GAGTGTTGGTTGGTGTGGTACTACGGTATGGCATTCATGTGCCGCGAGACATCAACAACATCACCCTGAGTTGCCACGTGAATGCCAGCCCTCCCACCCTGCTCGTGAACGTCAGTGGCAAGTTCTACGAATACACACTGAAGGGAGAGATCAGTTCCAAGGAGGTGGATGAGGTGCAAGACAATGAGATGCTTCGTAAG GTAACATTTGATCCGGAGGTGTTCTTCAACATTCTACTGCCCCCAATAATATTCCATGCAGGCTACAGCCTAAAGCGG AGACACTTCTTCCGGAACATGGGCTCCATCCTGGCCTATGCCTTCCTGGGCACAGTGATTTCCTGTTTCATCATCGG GCTGCTGATGTACGGCATCGTGACGCTGATGAAGCAGGTGGGGCAGCTGGGAGGAGACTTTTTCTTCACCGACTGCCTCTTCTTTGGTGCCATTGTCTCCGCTACTGACCCAG TGACGGTCCTGGCCATCTTCAATGAGCTGCAGGTGGATGTGGACCTCTACGCTCTGCTGTTTGGGGAGAGCGTCCTGAACGATGCTGTTGCTGTGGTGCTGTCCTC CATTCTCATTTATTACGGGCGTCACAGTCACAGTGGGGCGCTGTCGGCGGGACGTCACGCCCGCGGAAACCTTCCTCATTGGGCAATGGGCGGGCCCAACTCTACGGCCACGCCCCGCAACGG CTCCATCGTGGCGTACCAGCCGCAGGGGGACAACACCCACACCTTCGAGGCCATGGCCATGCTCAAGTCCTTCGGCGTCTTCCTGGGGGTCTTCAGCGGGTCCTTTGCCCTCGGCGTCGTCATCGGGGTCTTCACGGCACTC GTCACCAAGTTCACTAAGCTGCGAGACTTTCAGCTGCTGGAGACCGCCCTCTTCTTCCTCATGTCCTGGAGCACCTTCCTATTGGCTGAGGCATGCGGCTTCACAG GTGTTGTGGCGGTGCTGTTCTGTGGGATCACCCAGGCCCACTACACCTTCAACAACCTCTCACCGGAGTCACAGGACCGCACCAAACAG TTGTTTGAGCTGCTGAACTTCCTGGCGGAGAACTTCATCTTCTCCTACATGGGCCTGACGCTCTTCACCTTCCAGAACCACGTCTTCAACCCCATCTTCATCATCGGAGCATTC CTGGCTGTCTTCCTGGGCAGGGCGGCCAACATCTACCCgctctccttcctcctcaacCTGGGCCGCCGCAACAAGATCAGCACCAACTTCCAGCACATGATGATGTTCGCCG GTCTGCGCGGGGCCATGACCTTTGCCCTCTCCATCCGGGACACGGCCACGTACGCTCGGCGGATGATGTTCAGCACCACCCTGCTGGTGGTCTTCTTCACCGTGTGGGTTTGTGGAGGAGGAACCACGCAGATGCTCTCCTGCCAACGCATACG TGTGGGAGTGGATGCGGACCAGGATAACTCA ATCGGTCCGGATGGCATAGAGCGACGCAGCACTAAGCAGGAGAGTGCCTGGCTCTTCAGGATCTGGTACAACTTTGATCACAA CTACCTGAAGCCCATCCTGACCCACAGCGGCCCGCCCCTCACCACCACCCTGCCGGCCTGCTGTGGCCCCCTGGCACGTTGCCTCACCAGCCCTCAGGCCTACGAG aACGAGGGCCAGCTGAAGGACGACGACTCGGACCTGATCCTGAACGACCACGACATCAACCTGACGTACGGCGACGTCACCATCAGCACGGACGCCAGCGGTGTGCACCGCACCACCGTCTCCAGCGGCGCCCGGGCCGGCAACGCCTCCTCCATGCCTACGGGGGGCGCCGGCGCCTCCTCGGACGAGCTGGACCGGGAGCTGGCCTCGATCGACAACGAGCTGGTGATCCGCGGCACGCGACTGGTGCTGCCCATGGATGACGGGGACTCGACGATGCCCACCGACCTGCACTCGCGCCGGGGGGTGATGAGCTGA
- the mmgt1 gene encoding ER membrane protein complex subunit 5 yields MASSFWKGVVGLGLFALAHAAFSAAQHRAYMRLTEKENETLPIDIVLQTLLAFIVTCYGIVHIAGEFKDMDASSELKNKTFDTLRNHPSFYIFNHRGRVLFRSPEQEPQTAPQALPSNPLRLRKLENFH; encoded by the exons ATGGCTTCGTCCTTTTGGAAAGGTGTCGTTGGTTTAGGCCTATTTGCCTTGGCACATGCGGCATTTTCAGCGGCACAAC ACCGAGCCTACATGCGTCTCACAGAGAAGGAGAATGAAACACTTCCCATAGAT ATTGTCCTCCAGACGTTGTTAGCGTTCATAGTGACGTGTTATGGAATAGTCCACATCGCTGGAGAGTTTAAAGACATGGACGCATCCTCAGAACTGAAAAACAA GACGTTTGACACGCTGAGGAACCATCCCTCCTTCTACATCTTCAACCACCGGGGGCGCGTGCTGTTCCGCTCCCCAGAGCAGGAGCCCCAGACGGCCCCTCAGGCGCTCCCCTCCAACCCCTTACGGTTACGCAAGCTGGAGAACTTCCactga
- the slc9a6a gene encoding sodium/hydrogen exchanger 6a isoform X2 → MGSRWKNNGNCGISGMLSLCVLVSLTICLSRAEDSAMENIVTEKKAEESHRQDSADLLIFIMLLTLTILTIWLFKHRRFRFLHETGLAMIYGVLVGVVLRYGIHVPRDINNITLSCHVNASPPTLLVNVSGKFYEYTLKGEISSKEVDEVQDNEMLRKVTFDPEVFFNILLPPIIFHAGYSLKRRHFFRNMGSILAYAFLGTVISCFIIGLLMYGIVTLMKQVGQLGGDFFFTDCLFFGAIVSATDPVTVLAIFNELQVDVDLYALLFGESVLNDAVAVVLSSSIVAYQPQGDNTHTFEAMAMLKSFGVFLGVFSGSFALGVVIGVFTALVTKFTKLRDFQLLETALFFLMSWSTFLLAEACGFTGVVAVLFCGITQAHYTFNNLSPESQDRTKQLFELLNFLAENFIFSYMGLTLFTFQNHVFNPIFIIGAFLAVFLGRAANIYPLSFLLNLGRRNKISTNFQHMMMFAGLRGAMTFALSIRDTATYARRMMFSTTLLVVFFTVWVCGGGTTQMLSCQRIRVGVDADQDNSIGPDGIERRSTKQESAWLFRIWYNFDHNYLKPILTHSGPPLTTTLPACCGPLARCLTSPQAYENEGQLKDDDSDLILNDHDINLTYGDVTISTDASGVHRTTVSSGARAGNASSMPTGGAGASSDELDRELASIDNELVIRGTRLVLPMDDGDSTMPTDLHSRRGVMS, encoded by the exons ATGGGTTCTCGGTGGAAAAACAACGGGAATTGTGGTATATCAGGGATGCTCTCCCTGTGTGTTTTAGTTAGCTTGACTATTTGCTTGTCCAGGGCTGAAGACAGTGCAATGGAGAACATCGTAACAGAGAAGAAGGCTGAGGAGAGCCATAGGCAAGACAGTGCCGATCTGCTTATTTTCATCATGCTCCTAACTCTGACGATATTAACAATTTGGCTCTTCAAACACCGGCGGTTCAGATTTTTGCACGAAACGGGACTAGCTATGATATATG GAGTGTTGGTTGGTGTGGTACTACGGTATGGCATTCATGTGCCGCGAGACATCAACAACATCACCCTGAGTTGCCACGTGAATGCCAGCCCTCCCACCCTGCTCGTGAACGTCAGTGGCAAGTTCTACGAATACACACTGAAGGGAGAGATCAGTTCCAAGGAGGTGGATGAGGTGCAAGACAATGAGATGCTTCGTAAG GTAACATTTGATCCGGAGGTGTTCTTCAACATTCTACTGCCCCCAATAATATTCCATGCAGGCTACAGCCTAAAGCGG AGACACTTCTTCCGGAACATGGGCTCCATCCTGGCCTATGCCTTCCTGGGCACAGTGATTTCCTGTTTCATCATCGG GCTGCTGATGTACGGCATCGTGACGCTGATGAAGCAGGTGGGGCAGCTGGGAGGAGACTTTTTCTTCACCGACTGCCTCTTCTTTGGTGCCATTGTCTCCGCTACTGACCCAG TGACGGTCCTGGCCATCTTCAATGAGCTGCAGGTGGATGTGGACCTCTACGCTCTGCTGTTTGGGGAGAGCGTCCTGAACGATGCTGTTGCTGTGGTGCTGTCCTC CTCCATCGTGGCGTACCAGCCGCAGGGGGACAACACCCACACCTTCGAGGCCATGGCCATGCTCAAGTCCTTCGGCGTCTTCCTGGGGGTCTTCAGCGGGTCCTTTGCCCTCGGCGTCGTCATCGGGGTCTTCACGGCACTC GTCACCAAGTTCACTAAGCTGCGAGACTTTCAGCTGCTGGAGACCGCCCTCTTCTTCCTCATGTCCTGGAGCACCTTCCTATTGGCTGAGGCATGCGGCTTCACAG GTGTTGTGGCGGTGCTGTTCTGTGGGATCACCCAGGCCCACTACACCTTCAACAACCTCTCACCGGAGTCACAGGACCGCACCAAACAG TTGTTTGAGCTGCTGAACTTCCTGGCGGAGAACTTCATCTTCTCCTACATGGGCCTGACGCTCTTCACCTTCCAGAACCACGTCTTCAACCCCATCTTCATCATCGGAGCATTC CTGGCTGTCTTCCTGGGCAGGGCGGCCAACATCTACCCgctctccttcctcctcaacCTGGGCCGCCGCAACAAGATCAGCACCAACTTCCAGCACATGATGATGTTCGCCG GTCTGCGCGGGGCCATGACCTTTGCCCTCTCCATCCGGGACACGGCCACGTACGCTCGGCGGATGATGTTCAGCACCACCCTGCTGGTGGTCTTCTTCACCGTGTGGGTTTGTGGAGGAGGAACCACGCAGATGCTCTCCTGCCAACGCATACG TGTGGGAGTGGATGCGGACCAGGATAACTCA ATCGGTCCGGATGGCATAGAGCGACGCAGCACTAAGCAGGAGAGTGCCTGGCTCTTCAGGATCTGGTACAACTTTGATCACAA CTACCTGAAGCCCATCCTGACCCACAGCGGCCCGCCCCTCACCACCACCCTGCCGGCCTGCTGTGGCCCCCTGGCACGTTGCCTCACCAGCCCTCAGGCCTACGAG aACGAGGGCCAGCTGAAGGACGACGACTCGGACCTGATCCTGAACGACCACGACATCAACCTGACGTACGGCGACGTCACCATCAGCACGGACGCCAGCGGTGTGCACCGCACCACCGTCTCCAGCGGCGCCCGGGCCGGCAACGCCTCCTCCATGCCTACGGGGGGCGCCGGCGCCTCCTCGGACGAGCTGGACCGGGAGCTGGCCTCGATCGACAACGAGCTGGTGATCCGCGGCACGCGACTGGTGCTGCCCATGGATGACGGGGACTCGACGATGCCCACCGACCTGCACTCGCGCCGGGGGGTGATGAGCTGA